Below is a genomic region from Cydia strobilella chromosome 1, ilCydStro3.1, whole genome shotgun sequence.
TGTTGACAGAGTGCAAGTTCAGTAATAGAATTAGAAATGATAACAAGACACACAGTAGGTATAGCAATAGCGGCATTTACCGATGAAGCAAATCAGAACCATGTCTTTTGTGTACTCTAGCCAATGACGCTATGCTTGCAGAGTGCTCATTGCGTTAGGCATGTAGTCGAAGAGAATAGCTTTCTTGTTGTAGGCGCATCGGAATAGGTTCCAGGTCAGGTCCTCCGGCGTGTCACCGTACTGGTGTTCGGCGCAGTTCTCCAGGATCTAAAGACAGTATAACGATATTACCTCACGCGTAAAGCCAGGTTAACGGATGGTACTCAGGACGAGGGAGGCCTATAGGGCCTTATCATCTCGCCATGTTTGCAGTTTACTGCCCTATGATTGGTAATCagcttatttaggtaaatacaaATCAATCACCTTAGCGACATCCTTTCCGTTTCCATGCACAGCGAGCTTGTCAAGGACGGCCGTTTTCTGCAGCTTGCCGTCTTTGCCGACCACCTTGCACTTCATCAGCACGCAGTGCACGTGGGCTCTCAGCTGGGATGTGTCCAGGAGTTCGCCGCGACTCAGAGCGTCCACTTGTGCGGGGTCAGCTTTGGACGTGACCAAGCAGGCGTCCGAGTGTGTGCGGAACATGGCCTTCTCTTCCTTGCCTACGGTCTGCTAATGAAGGTAGGGGactataggtaataataaattaaacgtATTTGTACAATAACACTGAAAAAGGAAATATGAGAATACTCGTATTTAATATGgtacaataaaaactatataaataacagtttcataatttaattttgatagacATTTCATAATTTAACTCCCCTATACTTCGTGTTTTAGTGTCCTTACTTTAGgtttatttcaattcaattcaatttatttatttaagacaacactggcccataacggttagtaacaattaaggttaaaaactaagtgttagtggaacacaaaaaacagaaaaaatttaTGTTGCAAATGTtgtgtatagtatgaatcttctcaaatgatttttacgctttcggccattgtgtctgagcgcgtggtatgcgctcagacacaatggccaaccgctcgcacaaaagaaacaatggcttttgtttaacaaattagggtctaaggcgtaaaaatcatttaagaagattcatactatataaTACTTACTGAGCAATGTTTGCAACCCGCTGAAGCCTGAAAAACAGaacttaatgttatttttgcaCCCAGGTTTAAAAACAGCCCtcgtttaaatttttcatattttttttcgaacacgtttattaattacctattataCCTTCTCTAGAATAGCTGGCTACTTACACTTTATTTTTCGGCTTCACACTTCTTTATAATCACATCAAGTGTGGGTAAAAagtgatttattttttaaaccgaAACTGAAATTCATTTTTTAGATGTCACTGACCTGGTGAACTCCGGCCAGCATGCAGAGCACCATCACCACCTTCGCCATGGCTCCCAAGCTCGAGATCACCCCCATTTCTTCAGTACGTGATCACGTTTTGATTGGGAGTATCCGTAGTTCTGGAAAACATAGCAAACATATATAAGCCAAGGGTATCAATACATAGGCACAGTGCTGCATCATGATGCAACTctaacatacgaaacgatatcCAAAAATTCATAGTCTGCTTTAGACGATCTATTAGAATCAAAATGTATGGATAAAATGACTGTacctaaactaaaaacaaaTGGAATATAAATTAACGACACGAATGTACAAACCAATTAACTGATCCttaaaattctattttttttaattaatgacATGTTCTGGTGATTTAACTAATAGTTTACAGACCCaatctatttatttactttaaagcgGTATAGCGCCATTCAGCTTATGCATCAACATTAGTATTTTGCTAGGACGGGTCTGAAAATTGTCGGAATATAtctatttaaaacttttttacacAGTTAATTCATCTATTTATCTGTTATGTTttctaatatgtatgtatacggTACCTTTTACACGCGCAGTGACAGCCGCAACACAACTTGACGCAGCCGAGATTGAAGCACCTCTTGCACTTGCACTCGCGAGCATGTGCCTTCTTGCCATGATATATGCGAGCTTGCATCCTGCCCCGTACCACGATGCTACTGAAATAATGCGACTTGTTATTTGCAGTCGACTATTTCAGGCGATGTGCGTGGGGCGTGCAGTCCCGATACTATATAGGTTGTATGGTGAaaacattgagttattattactatagagaagccataccaaacaatgaaattctcGCAATCGCAACCTTTACCTACCACGCGACCAAACCGTCGAAAGCGCCgtaaaaattcatggcgcttacgcgtttaggtcgcgagattcacgctccgttctatggtttgatgtcaAGACAACAACTCATGGCATAAAATAGTAGTTCTCTGCGCCGGTTCTATGCGTAATAATAACAGTTTAATGGGTGCAAATGGTTTTATCAGGAAATTCAAAGTGCTTTTTAATGTTCTCCATACTTATACCTTACTGTTTTTTTCCTGGCAGTATAAGCGGCAGTATTAGCATTCTGTTATTTATTGATAAGCGATCTAACGGTCGATGCCATAACTTGTGTGACATAAAGAtttctaaaatattattatgctcAGTAGAACTGTAACAGGTTACTGCTACATGGTACGGGGCGATGTTGTGACAGCGAACTGCACTCTGTTTATAAACTTTCCGACGGGAAGCATTGTAAACGTCcgcattgttaaaaaatatatgaagacAATGCAGAGAATGTGCTGGATAAAATCTGATGCTGCTCATATACAATATATTCCACATATTGATGCCTGCTCAACCAGTTTCTTTCAAATTGTTTTACTGAACGGTCGCGATGAATCACCGTAAAAAATAGAGCAAATGGTGCAAATAAACGCTTCTCAAATCAAAGCGTatcttattttacttttacaaaGAACAAAACTGACCTTGTTCAGATGATTTCGTTATTGGTATCTTCGAAACGAGCAAGTGGTTTACCAATATTTATGAGTAGTAAAATCGTATAGTTTCAGGATCGCCAAATTATTGTTATCTGAAAAACAGTGAAAGTTATTACCAGACATAGAAGTTTTTGTGGCAAAAACGAGTGTTTGAGAAAATGAAACATCGATAAATCTGTTATCGATAAGTACTTAatagattaatatttaaaagatgtaACTTCTACTTGCTGTAGGTGAGTTACCGAGAAATTTTAAGAATGCAAATCAATTACAAAGCggtgcataatttttttaatacatacagggtgtccctagccattgtaCACAGCCGAAATGtccatatgcattagggtatttagaaccagtatacaaagtatcataacaaccggtgtagcagTTACgacgaaattaacaaattacgattttttactttggagcagcctgtatgtgttattagctccaggtaataaatagtataaaaccttattcgacctttttgattatctttttttatttatgacactaatacgaTTCtggcttttgacaaatgtcatcattgccacacattttcgaacaaattgtcaaaagcactgccaatgattaatacagtgcgtttctttttgttgtcgattattggaaataacttttgtttgaattttttttttatcttttgctctaattaaaaaaatattaacgttagcgcattcctgagaagtaaccctacgtgggatttcagggtttgtccaatggctaaggtgaTCCTGTATATTTAgtacctaaaaattaaaacgtaaACATGTAATATACCGTGCCAAAAGAATAGAAAACTACCAATATATCAAGAGAAGAAAATATCGAACGTATTGTGTATCGCGATAACTAGCTTCTTATAACATGTAATAAATATCTAGTATAACGTTAAGGTAACATCGATAACAGACATGtcgatatttcattttgtcaatCACTTTATTTTGCCACAAACACTTCTATATGTCTGGTTATTACATAAGGGCTTTATAGACGTTCAAATGTCACACTGTATCGAAAATCCCCTTTAATTTGCTAATTTaattgggtgttttctatgtatttaagtatttatatattatgtatatcgttgtctgagtacccataacacaagcctccttgggcttactgtgggacttagtcaatctgtgtaagaataatgtcctataatatttatttatttatttattttaatttgttacaaggtcTACAAAGCcatttattaaacaaatatatgGCACACAGTAATatggtatttgacaacattaaaaatatataacgaattgatgtcatcctgaaagataataaactaataaagtatatttcactatatttgaatgtaaattatgtttagtttttggaaaataaacgaaagaaaatttaatattttttgaaatttcatcagggacgtgaacgctctgtgattggtcaacgctcggatgacgtcacacgcgggtaaacattctcgattgccttgagtgttttaactgttttatttgtatttagttaattttagttattgttccaatggagccgaaatatgtgaaagctgatagcggcaacctaccagacataaacgcattaatggttgcacttttctttaaagataatccggattactatgctgcggaacttagaaatgtaaaaacagctgtgtgagtatacgtagaaattgtttatttacgaacatttcgatttcgatgatacgaatacgacgacgatatatatatatagaatacgatgacgagaatagtatctccatactgcactttagtttgaaagaaaaagtatgctactaactatgctatgttatgaggttatgtagtaatacattaaatacctagatcttgtttcgttaaatacaacaaaatccgctgttttaactaccatatttatttacagttaaatattacttacatcgaagtggtcttcacacataaaaacatttgtatgcgctaaaatgctctttgggtctcttcgcgctagttttaaccacatttttctttttttgggattcgttggaacggaaacaaacaatttatctggattttttatagtcgtacttgaacattgcggcactatacaccatttatataccattttacagtgaaataatcaattcaatgcacatataccataagatttactaggtcattgactgagtttactcgcgtgtgacgtcacacgtgtcacgtgattagcccctttgcaaaaacagcgtttaaggcgcgttcaaaataaataaattttaacattgtttttttatatttaatacaggaaatttcacggaaatatcaatgtagtgtaattattaagtcataaacaatcaattaaaaccattttcaaaaattagtcaaatagcctattagtAATATTACTGTTACATCTTGCTTACGAGAATATCGACGgtggaaatttcaaatgtcgTATTTCCACCGTCGATATTATCCCATTGCCTACCTTATTAAGTTAAGCGTAGTAATTTCTCCATAATTTTGAAGTGGTCATGTTCTATAAATCGTATATGTAAGGCTTCGGAATGGTTATGGAAATTGCAGCATAGTttcaaaaactgaaaaaaaatttaagcTTAGCTTGCGATGacagtagattgttaaccaagggatgaaatgatgccttccACCCGAGTTGAACACACTactgaaaagtaaaaaaaaatattttgaatgataaatatttaataacattcattttgaaccgatttgctttgattttgtttgatattttacagttaatattttccttgtgttggtgtggtgaaattttttgtgtttccccttgtaaaacaataacTATTTATAGCATTTATTGacggtactttcaattaaccatttaGGAAAAAGTATCGATATTTTTCGGAATTGGGACTtttatatcagaatggaaattgtataacaaatccgtttaatttaaaaccaaatttcaataGCTTATACTTAGTAAAAcgaaaatcgtacttggaaagtaCTTTCTACACACTTTGTAGAATAACAATGACCCTCgtttagagcatgagaaatgaaaaataatttttaatacagttgctcaaaaagtgctacttttcgtggctgtttagcgtgcggaaagttggttttcgcgaactagtgctttttacttttccaatttttttaaatttttacttgttacaattcatgactacttattgatgagtgttaatattagtttcctttaaacgtcgtaatcaacataaaaacctactgttaatgtatgaATACGAAAAAtgtgcatatttcatattttattacttacctcttcatcattataagtattataacacgtttattttttaatgttgaagaaccgttcttaataagttgtctgaatggaacggaacgcctgtcaaagaaaaggcgtattttcttactgcaagaatgttttaagtttccaaaggcaacattagatagatattgtttttataaatatacgatacactaataatcgtaaataacgatatttaggtaataacaGTACAAGTTTTACCTGAAGATCCTCAAGAGGCTTACAAtgaatttattaatagcttaaatACAGCGGCAGATGAAAACATTCCAATGTATAAAATTAACAGTAATCCAACAAATATGTTTACCCCGAAACCCTATTGGAATTCAGATATATCCCGCGCTGTAGCAGTGCGACGCCTAGCGTTGGCTAAGTTTAGACGTAATCCTACCCCGCGGAACCTTCAGGATCTTCAGGATAAAATACGGTTAGCACAAAAACTAGTTAGGAACAGTAAAAGTAAAAGCTGGCAGGAATTTTGTAGCTCTTTAGGTGATGTGACGTCTCCATCTGACATGTGGAACCGAATGAGGTGGCTCAAAGGATACAATGCCCCAAGATCTCATGTGGATGAGGATAAGGCTCTAGTTCTTCTTGCCAGTCTGACTCCTGACTCAGTTTCTCCACCGGAACCTGTATTTAGCTCGCAAAACCCAGTGATAGTAGTACCAATTACTATTCAGGAACTTAACTCGTGTATTAAATCGAAAGACACTGCCCCTGGTTGTGATGAAATTTCATACTCCATGATTAAAAAACTCCCTAGAAATGGCAAGACAAtactattaaatttatataaccAATTTTTAATTTCAGGATTTGTACCTAGTCAATGGAAAGAAATTCGTATTATCCCAATTCCTAAACCCGGAAGAGATCCAAATTCGAACTCAGCTATGCGGCCTATATCTTtaatttcatgcgtatgcaaaaTATTTCATGCAATTCTTAATAAAAGATTGGAGTGGTATTTAGAGAAAAACAAAATGTTCTCAGAAGAAACAGTGGGTTTTAGAAAGACGAGATCATGTCTTGATAGCTTGGCCCGATTAGTTACTGAAATACAGATAGGTTTGGCGAAAAATATGACAACATTAGGATGTTTTATAGATATCGATAACGCCTATAATAATATTGACGTAATTAGCCTACTACGCAATTTAGACCGCCTAGACATTAGTTCAAAAATTTCTAAATATCTTTGGAATTTTTTAAAGGAAAGGACTCTTACAATTAAAGCGGAAAGTGGAGTAGTTTTAAGCCGAAAAACTGACCGAGGCCTAGCTCAAGGAGATCCCTTATCGCCTTTGCTATTCAATGTTGCCACGATATTTATCCGGGACCAGATCCATAGGGTTTCCATTAGTCAGTACGCGGACGATTATGTACTATACTTTACAAGTAAGAACATTGGAGAGGCTAAAATGGAGTTACAGAATTCCTTGCAGATTTTTAACGAATGTTTAAGTAACTTGGGCCTAAATATTTCTATCAGCAaatctaaattatgtattttcaaaagaGGTCCATGTCGGGATATTGTCCAGTTGAGTGTAAATAATTACAACTTAGAAAGAGTAGAAACTGTGAAGTATCTTGGTGTCTGGTTGGATCGTTCTCTTACGTGGGCTAAACACATAAATGAAGTCACTCAAAAAGTTCAAAAATTTCTTAATATTTTCAAAGTACTTGTTGGCCCTAGATGGGGAGTGCACCCTAAACACTTGAGAAGATTGTACATAGCAATCATACGTAGTAGAATAGATTACGCATCCTTTTTATATGATCATAGTTGTACTAACCATCTATATAAATTAGACAAGGTCCAAAATCAAGCTTTACGTACCATTGGCGGTTTTATTAAGTCGACGCCAATCCATGTGATGGAAAATGAACTTACTTTGCCTCCACTACAAGTACGTCGTTTTTTTTTAGGAGGAAAATTTTGGCTTAAATCCAGATcactaaatagtaataataatattaaattattacaagTTATCTAAAGTAAGTTCATCATATAAGCGATTCCGGAGAAAAACCCCACTGTTAGCTTCAATCCACAATTCATTCAAATCAGTGTCTGTTCAATCTAGTAGACACTTAGAAATGTTTTCATTACCATTATGGGTTAACAAAGTTGATCTTACAGAAACActtaaagtaaatataaatatagtcgATAAACCAAAGCGCAGCTATAACCAAACAACTAAATCTTTAATTACTCAATTTATTAGCAATAGTTATCACAACTTCTACCAACTATTCACCGATGGTTCTAAGGAAGAAGGTGCAATGGGCGCCGCATTTTATGACCCCCAGTGTGAAACACATTTAGAATTGAAAATAACGTCTGACTTATCCATCATGCACGGGGAGTTAGTAGCCATTGCAGAGGCAATATCCTATATTGAAACAGTTGATTGtgaaaaatttgtaatttttacagaCTCTAAATGCGCATTACAACATCTGGCTCGCTGTACCTCGAGTTATCGAGGACTGCCGATTGCCTATAGTATACTTAAAAGCATTTATAATCTGGAATCTATGGGAAAATCATTGACTCTGCAGTGGATTCCGTCACATATAGGCATTACCGGAAACGAAAAAGTAGATTTGTTTGCTAAGCAAGCCTGTCATAGTGATACCATATGCAACATTTTACCGTTCTTTTCCGAGTGTATCAAATTAGTTAAAAAACAATGTCGCCAATTATGGAAAGAGTACTTTGACAAAAGGGCAACAGAAAAAGGTATTTGGTACAGAACGATCCAGCCTGAACTTATAAATACACCATGGATAGATTGCTCGCTTAGTCGGCAAG
It encodes:
- the LOC134741444 gene encoding uncharacterized protein LOC134741444 isoform X1 — its product is MGVISSLGAMAKVVMVLCMLAGVHQASAGCKHCSQTVGKEEKAMFRTHSDACLVTSKADPAQVDALSRGELLDTSQLRAHVHCVLMKCKVVGKDGKLQKTAVLDKLAVHGNGKDVAKILENCAEHQYGDTPEDLTWNLFRCAYNKKAILFDYMPNAMSTLQA
- the LOC134741444 gene encoding uncharacterized protein LOC134741444 isoform X2, with translation MGVISSLGAMAKVVMVLCMLAGVHQASAGCKHCSTVGKEEKAMFRTHSDACLVTSKADPAQVDALSRGELLDTSQLRAHVHCVLMKCKVVGKDGKLQKTAVLDKLAVHGNGKDVAKILENCAEHQYGDTPEDLTWNLFRCAYNKKAILFDYMPNAMSTLQA